Proteins encoded together in one Astatotilapia calliptera chromosome 7, fAstCal1.2, whole genome shotgun sequence window:
- the irak4 gene encoding interleukin-1 receptor-associated kinase 4 isoform X1, with translation MDNPVTSATYIRNIGFRLRRKLSDFLDPQDRWKEVLVDIQKPSGEPRYSQLHVRRFEGLVAQGRSPTVELLNDWGTTNSTVGELVDILKSHELLAAASVLLPESSPLETQTQSTASTRVLEERDVQQQPVTTVLQLRMPQENTEPIHTGFSSFLYSDLMRITGNFDDRSTSAGGSRIGEGGFGTVYKGLLNDKPVAVKKLNPVDDIPLDKLQDQFNQEIQTLKVLKHENLVDMVGFSCDEQHLCLVYAFMANGSLLDRLACFEGSPPLSWHHRCLIAEGTAKGLEYLHSNHHVHRDVKSANILLDEHFVAKISDFGLTRASAKRTSTTMMTERIVGTRAYMAPEALRGEITPKSDVFSFGVVLLEILSGLPPVDENREPQFLMEMRYDIDDEDEELTLEDFVDKKMKAWELSQVESIYSLACNCLHERKNRRPVIRQVYAEIHGVVKNIALDLDRKA, from the exons ATGGATAATCCAGTAACTTCCGCTACTTATATTCGCAACATCGGTTTTCGTTTACGTCGCAAATTGTCCGATTTTTTGGATCCTCAGGACAGGTGGAAAGAAGTTCTTGTAGATATACAGAAACCGAGCGGGGAGCCGAGGTATTCCCAGCTTCATGTCAG GAGATTTGAAGGTCTTGTTGCACAGGGTCGCAGTCCCACAGTGGAGCTGCTCAATGACTGGGGGACCACCAACAGCACAGTGGGTGAACTTGTGGACATTTTGAAGAGTCACGAGTTACTGGCTGCTGCCAGTGTTCTGCTACCTG AGTCCAGTCCACTGGAGACACAAACCCAAAGCACTGCTTCAACCAGAGTGCTGGAAGAGAGAGATGTGCAGCAGCAGCCCGTCACCACTGTGCTGCAGCTTCGAATGCCACAGGAGAACACCGAACCAATACACACAG GCTTCTCCAGTTTCTTATATAGTGACCTGATGAGGATCACAGGCAACTTTGATGACCGGTCCACGTCAGCTGGTGGCAGCCGAATTGGAGAGGGAGGCTTTGGGACGGTATACAAAGGTCTCCTGAATGACAAACCAGTTGCAGTGAAAAAACTCAATcca GTGGATGACATACCACTGGACAAGTTGCAAGATCAGTTCAACCAAGAGATCCAGACTCTGAAAGT GTTGAAACACGAGAACTTGGTTGACATGGTTGGATTTTCCTGTGACGAACAGCACCTATGTTTAGTGTACGCTTTCATGGCCAATGGATCGTTATTAGACCGACTGGCTTGCTTT gaAGGAAGTCCTCCACTTTCCTGGCACCACAGGTGCTTGATAGCAGAAGGGACAGCCAAAGGTTTGGAGTATCTGCACTCCAACCATCACGTCCACAGAGATGTTAAAAG TGCGAACATCCTGTTAGATGAACACTTTGTGGCCAAAATCTCAGACTTTGGTCTGACGAGAGCATCGGCCAAGCGAACCTCGACGACCATGATGACTGAGAGGATCGTGGGTACCCGTGCGTACATGGCACCGGAGGCGCTAAGAGGAGAGATCACACCAAAATCTGATGTCTTCAGTTTTGGAGTG GTGTTGTTAGAAATATTGTCTGGACTCCCGCCAGTTGATGAAAACCGGGAGCCACAGTTCTTG ATGGAGATGAGGTATGACAtagatgatgaagatgaggagCTGACTCTGGAGGATTTTGTGGACAAAAAGATGAAAGCCTGGGAGCTGAGCCAGGTGGAGAGTATTTACTCCTTGGCATGCAACTGCCTCCATGAGAGGAAAAACAGACGGCCTGTCATCAGACAG GTTTACGCGGAGATTCACGGAGTCGTCAAAAACATTGCACTGGATCTTGATAGAAAGGCGTGA
- the twf1a gene encoding twinfilin-1a, with amino-acid sequence MSHQTGIQAGNDVKDIFASAKSGDQYRALKIVIKDEQLTLGASRKASKKWDQEYDSLVLPLLDDDVPCYVLYRLDSNNNQGYEWIFLAWSPDHSAVRHKMLYAATRATLKKEFGGGHIKDEIFGTSKDDLSLSGYKKHLTSQAAPLPLTAAEEELRQIKLNEVQTDISVDTKQQTLQGVAFPIHKDAIAALERFRDKKINYVQLKLDAEQELIRLCGTEPTELKDLPMRIPKDTPRYHFFLYKHSHEGDYLESTVFIYSMPGYKCSIKERMLYSSCKNPLVDMVENNLQIEIEKKLEIENGEELTSDFLYEEVHPKQHAHKQRFAKPKGPAGKKGGRRITRPPGEREEED; translated from the exons ATGTCACATCAAACGGGCATTCAAG cgGGGAATGATGTGAAGGATATCTTTGCCAGTGCGAAGAGCGGGGATCAGTATCGTGCCCTAAAGATCGTCATCAAGGATG agcagctGACTCTAGGTGCCAGCAGGAAAGCATCTAAAAAATGGGACCAGGAATATGATTCTTTAGTGCTACCCCTCCTCGACGATGATGTGCCCTGCTACGTTCTATACCGGCTAGACTCCAATAACAACCAGGGCTACGAGTGGATCTTCCTGGCCTGGTCACCGGACCACTCTGct GTGCGACACAAAATGTTATATGCTGCTACCAGAGCAACACTGAAGAAGGAGTTTGGAGGCGGGCACATCAAGGATGAGATTTTTGGTACCAGCAAG GATGATTTGAGCCTCAGTGGTTACAAGAAACATCTGACCTCTCAAGCTGCTCCTTTGCCTCTTACTGCTGCAGAAGAGGAACTGAGGCAGATCAAACTGAatgag GTGCAGACTGACATCAGTGTGGACACCAAGCAGCAGACTCTGCAGGGAGTGGCTTTCCCTATTCATAAAGATGCCATCGCAGCACTTGAACGTTTCAGGGACAAGAAAATCAACTACGTACAACTG AAATTAGATGCTGAACAGGAGCTCATTCGGTTGTGCGGCACTGAGCCAACGGAGCTGAAAGATCTCCCAATGAGAATCCCTAAAGATACTCCACGTTACCACTTCTTCCTCTACAAACATTCCCATGAGGGCGACTACTTAGAGTCCACAG TCTTCATTTATTCTATGCCAGGGTACAAGTGTAGCATCAAAGAGAGGATGCTGTATTCCAGCTGCAAAAATCCCTTGGTCGACATGGTGGAAAACAATCTCCAGATTGAGATTGAGAAAAAA TTGGAAATAGAAAACGGAGAAGAACTGACAAGTGATTTCTTGTACGAGGAGGTGCATCCCAAGCAGCACGCACACAAGCAGCGCTTTGCTAAGCCCAAAGGCCCCGCTGGTAAGAAGGGCGGCCGCCGCATCACCCGACCAccgggggagagagaggaggaagattAA
- the irak4 gene encoding interleukin-1 receptor-associated kinase 4 isoform X2 produces MDNPVTSATYIRNIGFRLRRKLSDFLDPQDRWKEVLVDIQKPSGEPRYSQLHVRRFEGLVAQGRSPTVELLNDWGTTNSTVGELVDILKSHELLAAASVLLPESSPLETQTQSTASTRVLEERDVQQQPVTTVLQLRMPQENTEPIHTGFSSFLYSDLMRITGNFDDRSTSAGGSRIGEGGFGTVYKGLLNDKPVAVKKLNPVDDIPLDKLQDQFNQEIQTLKVLKHENLVDMVGFSCDEQHLCLVYAFMANGSLLDRLACFEGSPPLSWHHRCLIAEGTAKGLEYLHSNHHVHRDVKSANILLDEHFVAKISDFGLTRASAKRTSTTMMTERIVGTRAYMAPEALRGEITPKSDVFSFGVVLLEILSGLPPVDENREPQFLMEMRYDIDDEDEELTLEDFVDKKMKAWELSQVESIYSLACNCLHERKNRRPVIRQVQERSQQI; encoded by the exons ATGGATAATCCAGTAACTTCCGCTACTTATATTCGCAACATCGGTTTTCGTTTACGTCGCAAATTGTCCGATTTTTTGGATCCTCAGGACAGGTGGAAAGAAGTTCTTGTAGATATACAGAAACCGAGCGGGGAGCCGAGGTATTCCCAGCTTCATGTCAG GAGATTTGAAGGTCTTGTTGCACAGGGTCGCAGTCCCACAGTGGAGCTGCTCAATGACTGGGGGACCACCAACAGCACAGTGGGTGAACTTGTGGACATTTTGAAGAGTCACGAGTTACTGGCTGCTGCCAGTGTTCTGCTACCTG AGTCCAGTCCACTGGAGACACAAACCCAAAGCACTGCTTCAACCAGAGTGCTGGAAGAGAGAGATGTGCAGCAGCAGCCCGTCACCACTGTGCTGCAGCTTCGAATGCCACAGGAGAACACCGAACCAATACACACAG GCTTCTCCAGTTTCTTATATAGTGACCTGATGAGGATCACAGGCAACTTTGATGACCGGTCCACGTCAGCTGGTGGCAGCCGAATTGGAGAGGGAGGCTTTGGGACGGTATACAAAGGTCTCCTGAATGACAAACCAGTTGCAGTGAAAAAACTCAATcca GTGGATGACATACCACTGGACAAGTTGCAAGATCAGTTCAACCAAGAGATCCAGACTCTGAAAGT GTTGAAACACGAGAACTTGGTTGACATGGTTGGATTTTCCTGTGACGAACAGCACCTATGTTTAGTGTACGCTTTCATGGCCAATGGATCGTTATTAGACCGACTGGCTTGCTTT gaAGGAAGTCCTCCACTTTCCTGGCACCACAGGTGCTTGATAGCAGAAGGGACAGCCAAAGGTTTGGAGTATCTGCACTCCAACCATCACGTCCACAGAGATGTTAAAAG TGCGAACATCCTGTTAGATGAACACTTTGTGGCCAAAATCTCAGACTTTGGTCTGACGAGAGCATCGGCCAAGCGAACCTCGACGACCATGATGACTGAGAGGATCGTGGGTACCCGTGCGTACATGGCACCGGAGGCGCTAAGAGGAGAGATCACACCAAAATCTGATGTCTTCAGTTTTGGAGTG GTGTTGTTAGAAATATTGTCTGGACTCCCGCCAGTTGATGAAAACCGGGAGCCACAGTTCTTG ATGGAGATGAGGTATGACAtagatgatgaagatgaggagCTGACTCTGGAGGATTTTGTGGACAAAAAGATGAAAGCCTGGGAGCTGAGCCAGGTGGAGAGTATTTACTCCTTGGCATGCAACTGCCTCCATGAGAGGAAAAACAGACGGCCTGTCATCAGACAGGTACAGGAACGATCCCAGCAGATTTAA